The segment CACACCCTCTCCGGGAGCACCTTGGGCCTGCGCCAGAAGTCCAAAAGTCCGTTTTCCTCCTGAAAGGTGTCGTAGAGCTGGGTGTAGCAAAACCCGCTCAGGAGGCTTTCGCAGGCCGCCTCCAGATAACGGAGCACCCCCTGCAAGAAGGCCTCCTCCCCCTCCACCTCCCGGTACCCCCAGCCCGGGGTGGAGCCCTTGAGCCCTATACCCCCGAACTCGGAGAGGAAGGGACGCATCCCTTCAGGAAGAGCATCCCAGGAAAGGGGCCGGCCCATGGGGGCCAGGGGAAAGGGCTGCTGGCGGTAGCGGCGGGCAAGGACCTCGGGGGGAGCGTAGTCGTGCACGGTGTAGAGGTCCCAAAAGAGACCATGCTCAAAGCCGTCGTTGTCCACCAAGAGAGGCATGGGGTCCAGGGAGCAGGCCAGGAAAAACACTCCCTGGAGGAAGGAGCAAGCCTCAGGCCCCCAAGGCCAAAGGCCCCAGCTCTCGTTGAAAAGGACCCAGGCCACCACGCTGGGGTGGTTGTGGTCCCGCTCCAAGGCCGCCACCAGCTCGGCCAGGTAGCGCCGGGCAGCCCTGGGAGAGAAGTGGAAGAAACTTGGTATCTCAGCGAAGACCAGTATCCCAAGCCGGTCCGCCAGGTGGAGGTAGCGGGGGTCCTCCAGCTTCTGGTGCTTGCGCACCCCGTTAAAGCCTAGGGCCTTGGCCAAGAGGATGTCCTGCCTGAAGGCCTCGAGGCCCGGCGGGGCTAAGTGCCCCTCCGGCCAAAGCCCCTGGTCCAGGGCCAGCTTGGGGAAGTAGGGCTCCCTGTTGAGGAAGAAGACCCCTTGCCAGGCGGAAACTTCCCTTAAGCCCCCGTAGGAGTAGACCTCGTCCAGAACCCGCCTTCCCCCAAGGAGGCGGAGGCACAAGGGGAAAAGCACCAGATTCTCCGGGCGCCGGAGGAAAGCCCCGGCCTCTCCCTCTAGGGGAAGCCCCAAAAACCCCCGGGCAAGCCCGCCCACAAGGGGAAAACGGGCTTCCAGCCAAGGCGTTTCCTCAAAGGGAACCTCCCCCCGCACCCACGGGAAAAGGGCCACCTCCACCGCATCCCCTTTCCCCACAGCCTGGACCTCCAGGTGGAAGCCCAGGGCCTCGAGGTCCGGGCGGAGGCGAAGGGAGGCGATATGGCTTTCCGGAATCCATTCCAGCCAAACCGGCTGCCAGATCCCCGTGGTCCTCGGGTAGAAGATGGCCTCGGGCTCCCCCAGGGCTTGCTTGCCCCTAGACTTTTCCGGATCCGAGGGGTCGTCCTCCGCCCGCACCAGGACCTCTAAGGGCCCCCCCAGGAAGGAGGTGAGCTCTAGGCCGAAGGGGGTATGCCCCCCTTCGTGTTCCAGGACCCGGGCCCCATTCAGAAAGACCTCCGCCCGGTAGTCCACCGCCCCAAAGCGCAGGAAAAGCCGAAGACCAGGCCTAGGCTTTACCCTTAGGACCTTCTGGTACCAAGCCATCTGCACCCAGGGCTCGCCCACGCCGCTACCCGGGGACTCGGGAGGAAAGGGTACCCGGATGGTACGGTCGAAGCGCACCTTCTTGGGGTCCTCGGCCTCGTTCAAGGAGAAGTTCCACGGGCCCTCGAGGCTCTTCCAACCCGGACGCTGGAGGGTGGGCCTGGGATGGTTGGGGTCCAGCTTCATAGGGTCCTACTCCTTGATCTCATGGGGGAAAAGGGCCGCGAGGAAGTAGGCCAGCAGGATGGCCACCCCCGGGATCACCGCCAGCAGGAAGCGGAAGGCCAAGCCCGGGTTCGGCCCGGGGTTTTCCCCGCTTACGTATCCGAAAAGAGGTCCAAGAAGGGCGAAGGAAAGCCCCACCAAGGCCCCCGAGGCCCGGCCAAAAAGTCCCACCAGGCTGTAGTAGGCTCCTTCCCGCCGGGTGCCCGTCCTCTCGGCGTCCAGGTCAATGACCTTGGCCATGACCACCTCCCCCGTGACCCGCACCCCAGCAAACCCTACCCCCACCAAGGCTCCCACCAGGATGGCGGGAAGAAGGCTTTGGGGAAGGAAAAGGAGCAAAGCCGCCACGCCCATGAGGAGGTGGGCGAGCCGCCAGGCCCTTTTGCCCCCCAGGGTCCTTGCCAGCCGGCCCCAGAGGAAGACCGAGGGCAGGGCCACCAAGAAGACGGCGGCGAAGAGGAAGGTGGTGGCCCCTTCCAGCAGGCCCAGGCTGTGCTTGGCGTAAAAGGCCATCCCCGTCTGGATCACCGTGCGCCCGAACTCAAAGAGAAGCCCTACCAAAGCCGCCACCCAGAAGGCCCGGTTGGCCAGGGCCAGCCAGAAGGACTCCCTTAGCCCCAGGCTACTTTCCGCCCTGGGATCCTCCTGGATGCCCGGGAAAAACCACAAGAAGGCCATAAGAGCAAGCCCAGCGAAGAGGAGGGCCATGCCCAGAAACCCCACCTGGGCGTAGACCAAGGGGGCCACGGCAATCCCCAGAATGAGGCCAAACAGCTCCGTACCCCGCTTCAAGGCCGCGGCTCCCGCCCTCTCGCCAAGGCCCCGGAACATCTCCGGGAAGAGGGCCCCGTAGTTGGTCCAGACCACGGTGGCCATGGTTTCATAAAGGAAAATGCCCGCGGCAAAGTAGTAGGGCAGGACCTGAGGGGAGCGAGCCCAGTCCGGCACCCAGAAGACCAGGAGGTAGAAGAGGAGGAAGAGGGGAACGCCCACAAGAAGCCAGGGCCGCCTGCGGCCCAGCCGGGTCTTGGTGCGGTCGGAGAGGTGGCCGAATAGGGGGTCATTGATGGCGTCCCAGAAGGCATACACCGTGCGAGCCAGGGCGTAGAAGGCGGCGGAAAGGCCAAGCTTCTCCAGATAGAAGAAGGCCAGATAGGTGCCGAAGCTTTCGGAAACCAGGGTGAGCCCCAGCTGCCCTGAGGCATAGCGCCACCCTTTCACGGCTCCCCCCAAAGGACCTCCCGCACGGCCCGCCAGGTGAGGGGGTAGAACTCGGCAAGCACCCGCCGCACCTCCGGGTGGGCAAGGGCAAAGTAATCCGCCTCCCGCGTCCGCCAGTCGGGAAGGGCGCGGCCCTCAGGGGTGGGGAGGGCGCTGTGGTGGACCAGGTAGTAGAGGCCTGGGGGAAGCTTGGCCAAGTCCAGGTAGAAGCCAAGCCGCTCCTCCGGGGGAAGGCCATAGGGGTCCAGGAAGTGCACCCTGGGGAAGGGCACCTGAGCCATGAGCCTTTCCAGTTCGGGCAAAAATACAGGCGGGACCCCCAGGCCCTCGAGGCTCTCCGGGATCAAGGGCACCAGGCGGTATTCCTCGGCTAGGCGCACGTAGATCTCCGCCAGGTCGGGGCGGAGGACCGCCCCCTGGTGGGTGTCCAGGTGCGTGGGGGAGAAAAGCCTTTTTGCCGCCTCAATCTGGGCCTTTAGCTCCCGCTCCACCTCCTCGAGGCGGGCATTTTGCCAAAGAACCTCCAGGGAGGCTGGGAGATACCCCGCCTCATCCCGAAGGCTTTCCCCGGGTGTGAGGGGCCGCATCCTGGGGGCAGGCCACTCGCTGGTGAGCACCAGGTGCACCCCGAGATCCTCCCCCCTGACCCCGCTGGCCCAGGCCCCCGGCACCATCACGCTCCCCGTGGGAAATCCCAGGGCCTGGTAGGCTCCGTTTTGCGCATGGGTCAGGCCCAGGTCATCGTGATGCAGGAGGAGGACCCGCCGCCCAAGAAGCCCAAGCCGCTCCAGAAGGTCCATAAAACCCCCTTTCCCTTCGGATTCCATCCTAGCGCACCCCCAAGGAAAAAAGCAAAAAGGGGCTTGGCCAAGCCCCTCGAGGGGTTCAGCCCCTTACTCCAGAGCCAGCTCCACCAACTGCCTTAAAAGCTCAGGGTAAGGTAGACCCCCGGCAGCAAAAAGCCTGGGGTACATGCTGGTGGGGGTGAAGCCGGGAATGGTGTTGATCTCGTTGAGATAGACCTCCCCTTCCGCCAGGAAGAAGTCCACCCGGGCCATGCCCCGGATACCCAAAAGCCTGTAGGCTTTCAAGGCCAGCTCCTGCACGGTTTCCTGGGTACCGGGGTCCAGGGGTGCAGGGATCAAAAGCTCCGCCCGGCCCGGGGTGTACTTGGTTTCGTAGTCGTAGAAGGCCGCCTGGTAGCGCACCTCCCCCACGGGGCTCGCCTCGCCAAAGATGTTCCCCAGGATACCCACCTCCAGCTCCCGCACCCCCGAAAGCGCCTGCTCCACCACCGCCTTCTGGTCGTGGCCAAAAGCCTCGGCCAAGGCCTCCTCCAGCTCGGCGTAATGCTCCACCCGGCGGATGCCGATGCTGGAACCCGTGTTGGCGGGCTTCACAAAGAAGGGCGGGTCAAAGGGGATAAAGGGGCGCTCCCCCGGATAAAGGGCCACCCAGGGGACCACGGGAATCCCTGCCTGGGCCAGAACCCTTTTGCTTAAGTCCTTATCCATGCAAAGGGCGCTGGCCGCCACCCCCGCCCCCACGTAGGGCTTACCCAGGATTTCCAAGAACCCCTGGATGGTGCCGTCCTCCCCCACCTTCCGTGAAGCAGGGGGAAGAACACGTCATACCGGCTCCATTCCAAAGGAGGTGGAAAAGCGTGCCGGCCAATAGGGGCCACCTTGGCCCTAAGAGCGGCAAAAGCCTCCTCCCCAAGGAGCCATCTGCCGTCCTTGGCGATCACGGCGAGCTCGGTGGGAAAAGGTATGTGCTCCAAAACCCCTTGGGCGGAAACCAGGGAAACCTCATGTTCAGGGCTTCTCCCCCCGGCCATGAGGAGGACCTTAGGCGCGGCCATGTCTAAAGCTTAGCCCTTTTCCCCCAAGCCCTGGGAAAAATCCAGGCCGTTAAAGCGGCCCGCACAGGGAGGAAGCCCTTCCTTCACCCAGCAGAGCACGGCTTCCTTAGCCGCCTCGAGGACCCGCTCCACCACCGGCCACTCCTCGGGAAGGAAGGGGGAAAGGACATACTCTGCCCCAAGCTCCCGGGAAGGGGGCTTGCCGATCCCTAAGCGCAGGCGGTGAAAGGCCTCGGTCCCCAGGGCCTGGGCAATGGAGGCCACCCCCCGGTTTCCCGCGGGGCTACCCCCCGCCTTGAAGCGCAGGCGGCCCAGAGGCAGGTCCATCTCATCGTGGACCACCAGAAGGCGCTCCGGGGGGATCTTGTAGAAGCGCACCAGGGGAGCCACCACCTGGCCGCTCAGGTTGTAGTAGGCGAGGGGTTTGAGGAACAATCCC is part of the Thermus caldilimi genome and harbors:
- a CDS encoding MFS transporter; this encodes MKGWRYASGQLGLTLVSESFGTYLAFFYLEKLGLSAAFYALARTVYAFWDAINDPLFGHLSDRTKTRLGRRRPWLLVGVPLFLLFYLLVFWVPDWARSPQVLPYYFAAGIFLYETMATVVWTNYGALFPEMFRGLGERAGAAALKRGTELFGLILGIAVAPLVYAQVGFLGMALLFAGLALMAFLWFFPGIQEDPRAESSLGLRESFWLALANRAFWVAALVGLLFEFGRTVIQTGMAFYAKHSLGLLEGATTFLFAAVFLVALPSVFLWGRLARTLGGKRAWRLAHLLMGVAALLLFLPQSLLPAILVGALVGVGFAGVRVTGEVVMAKVIDLDAERTGTRREGAYYSLVGLFGRASGALVGLSFALLGPLFGYVSGENPGPNPGLAFRFLLAVIPGVAILLAYFLAALFPHEIKE
- a CDS encoding carbohydrate deacetylase, which produces MDLLERLGLLGRRVLLLHHDDLGLTHAQNGAYQALGFPTGSVMVPGAWASGVRGEDLGVHLVLTSEWPAPRMRPLTPGESLRDEAGYLPASLEVLWQNARLEEVERELKAQIEAAKRLFSPTHLDTHQGAVLRPDLAEIYVRLAEEYRLVPLIPESLEGLGVPPVFLPELERLMAQVPFPRVHFLDPYGLPPEERLGFYLDLAKLPPGLYYLVHHSALPTPEGRALPDWRTREADYFALAHPEVRRVLAEFYPLTWRAVREVLWGEP
- the pth gene encoding aminoacyl-tRNA hydrolase, producing MFLVVGQGNPGERYARTRHNLGFMVLDRLGLEFRERGEALLAEVEVEGEKGLFLKPLAYYNLSGQVVAPLVRFYKIPPERLLVVHDEMDLPLGRLRFKAGGSPAGNRGVASIAQALGTEAFHRLRLGIGKPPSRELGAEYVLSPFLPEEWPVVERVLEAAKEAVLCWVKEGLPPCAGRFNGLDFSQGLGEKG
- a CDS encoding glycoside hydrolase family 2 protein; amino-acid sequence: MKLDPNHPRPTLQRPGWKSLEGPWNFSLNEAEDPKKVRFDRTIRVPFPPESPGSGVGEPWVQMAWYQKVLRVKPRPGLRLFLRFGAVDYRAEVFLNGARVLEHEGGHTPFGLELTSFLGGPLEVLVRAEDDPSDPEKSRGKQALGEPEAIFYPRTTGIWQPVWLEWIPESHIASLRLRPDLEALGFHLEVQAVGKGDAVEVALFPWVRGEVPFEETPWLEARFPLVGGLARGFLGLPLEGEAGAFLRRPENLVLFPLCLRLLGGRRVLDEVYSYGGLREVSAWQGVFFLNREPYFPKLALDQGLWPEGHLAPPGLEAFRQDILLAKALGFNGVRKHQKLEDPRYLHLADRLGILVFAEIPSFFHFSPRAARRYLAELVAALERDHNHPSVVAWVLFNESWGLWPWGPEACSFLQGVFFLACSLDPMPLLVDNDGFEHGLFWDLYTVHDYAPPEVLARRYRQQPFPLAPMGRPLSWDALPEGMRPFLSEFGGIGLKGSTPGWGYREVEGEEAFLQGVLRYLEAACESLLSGFCYTQLYDTFQEENGLLDFWRRPKVLPERVWAFLEGCEARRVLWE